The Bacteroidia bacterium genome has a window encoding:
- a CDS encoding MFS transporter: MWDILRDYRKLQKSVLMAITGEFCIQMINVSFLVIQPLFMKEEGYSDGLIAGFTSLRFLGVLCLAFPLGLIIKGRKLKNIFYTAGFSVPTFALLIIFAISQHIIWLLYVSQFLWGVSLTLIQIPVLPYILRNEKKQFQTEAIALSYSTGSFAGVLSGFMIAAFSKINPTYFNEKTMLTIISFMGFLSLFFIHKINKDEIIQRSTKKRMDLSDFDWGIIMKALFPTLIIAVGAGLTIPFISLFFASVHHMSTGNFAFMSSIAAILVAIGAISVPKIKKKFGYQIAIPTTQSLAVIALILLATTQYYSMFTFAIYIAVGCYLLRQPLMNMAGPMTSELVMNYVGKRNQEIISALTSAIWSGSWFFSALIFKVLRDDGFPYVNVFLITAALYAVGVIWYYFLILDYNKREKLGLID, translated from the coding sequence ATGTGGGATATTTTACGCGATTACAGAAAACTCCAAAAGTCGGTATTGATGGCGATTACAGGAGAATTTTGTATTCAAATGATCAATGTTTCTTTCCTCGTTATTCAACCTTTATTTATGAAGGAAGAAGGCTACAGCGATGGATTGATAGCGGGTTTCACGTCTTTGCGTTTTCTTGGTGTGTTGTGTTTGGCATTTCCGCTCGGCTTAATTATCAAAGGAAGAAAACTAAAAAATATTTTTTACACCGCTGGATTTTCCGTTCCTACATTCGCTTTGCTTATTATTTTTGCAATTTCACAGCATATTATTTGGCTACTTTATGTATCGCAATTTTTATGGGGCGTTTCGCTTACGCTGATACAAATTCCAGTGTTGCCATATATTTTACGAAACGAAAAAAAACAATTTCAAACAGAAGCAATTGCTTTAAGTTATTCCACCGGAAGTTTTGCAGGCGTTCTAAGTGGCTTTATGATTGCGGCTTTCAGTAAAATAAATCCTACATATTTCAATGAGAAAACAATGCTTACTATTATTTCTTTCATGGGATTCTTAAGCCTTTTTTTTATTCATAAAATAAATAAAGATGAGATTATCCAACGAAGTACCAAAAAGCGAATGGACCTTTCTGATTTTGATTGGGGAATTATTATGAAGGCACTTTTTCCAACGCTGATTATCGCTGTTGGCGCTGGTTTAACGATTCCTTTTATCAGTCTTTTTTTCGCGAGCGTACATCACATGAGCACTGGAAATTTTGCTTTTATGAGTTCCATTGCGGCTATTTTAGTGGCTATTGGTGCGATTTCTGTTCCGAAAATTAAAAAGAAATTTGGCTATCAAATTGCCATTCCAACAACACAATCATTGGCTGTTATTGCCTTGATTTTATTGGCAACTACGCAATATTACAGCATGTTTACGTTTGCTATTTACATTGCTGTAGGTTGTTATTTGTTACGACAACCGTTGATGAACATGGCGGGACCAATGACATCCGAGTTGGTGATGAATTATGTCGGAAAAAGAAATCAGGAAATTATTAGCGCGCTTACGTCTGCTATTTGGTCGGGAAGTTGGTTTTTTAGTGCGCTTATTTTTAAAGTGTTGAGAGATGACGGTTTTCCATACGTCAATGTTTTCTTAATTACCGCAGCGCTTTACGCCGTGGGTGTTATCTGGTATTATTTTTTGATTTTAGATTACAACAAACGCGAAAAATTAGGTTTGATTGATTGA
- the miaA gene encoding tRNA (adenosine(37)-N6)-dimethylallyltransferase MiaA, producing MKNNFLVVIAGPTAVGKTSLTIRLATHFKSIILSADSRQFFKEISIGTAKPSAEELQKVPHFFINSHSVFEEYNVGMYEQDAISLLKNNFSDTQKIIFLTGGSGLYIDAVCNGFDEVPEKNNVIRKKLQNELDEKGITYLQSQLEKIDPDYFQQMDTANPQRLIRALEVCLSTGKTYSSFRKKKKKERDFKIVKIALNIPRNELYQRIDKRVNEMMENGLKEEVKKMYPHKNINALQTVGYKEIFEAIENKISMQEAVDLIKQNSRRYAKRQLTWFRKDKEYQWFSPDEEEKIIQYIKNKISE from the coding sequence ATGAAAAATAATTTTCTGGTAGTGATTGCTGGCCCAACGGCTGTTGGGAAAACTTCACTAACGATACGCCTTGCAACCCATTTTAAATCGATTATTTTATCGGCAGATTCGCGACAATTCTTCAAAGAAATTTCTATCGGAACTGCGAAACCTTCTGCAGAAGAATTACAAAAAGTACCTCATTTTTTTATCAATTCACATTCTGTTTTTGAGGAATACAATGTGGGAATGTATGAGCAAGATGCGATTTCGCTTTTGAAAAATAATTTTTCGGACACTCAAAAAATTATTTTTTTGACTGGTGGTTCTGGCTTGTATATTGATGCTGTTTGCAATGGTTTTGACGAAGTGCCGGAAAAAAATAATGTCATCCGAAAAAAATTACAAAATGAATTGGATGAAAAAGGAATTACGTATTTGCAATCGCAACTCGAAAAAATAGATCCTGATTATTTTCAGCAAATGGATACAGCCAATCCGCAACGCTTGATACGCGCGCTGGAAGTGTGTTTAAGTACTGGAAAAACATATTCTTCTTTTCGGAAAAAGAAAAAGAAAGAGCGCGATTTTAAAATTGTAAAAATTGCGTTGAACATTCCAAGAAATGAGTTGTATCAACGTATTGACAAGCGCGTGAACGAAATGATGGAAAATGGTTTGAAAGAAGAAGTAAAAAAAATGTATCCGCATAAAAATATAAATGCTTTACAAACTGTCGGCTACAAGGAAATTTTCGAAGCGATAGAAAATAAAATTTCGATGCAGGAAGCCGTGGATTTAATCAAACAAAATTCGCGTAGGTATGCGAAAAGGCAATTGACTTGGTTTCGTAAAGACAAGGAATATCAATGGTTTTCGCCCGATGAAGAAGAAAAAATAATTCAGTACATCAAAAATAAAATTTCCGAATAA